In Prunus dulcis chromosome 1, ALMONDv2, whole genome shotgun sequence, the following are encoded in one genomic region:
- the LOC117614361 gene encoding probable ADP,ATP carrier protein At5g56450 yields the protein MSKDDDDPKSRGSISRPHDWLNNFQRDLMAGAVMGGVVHTIVAPIERAKLLLQTQESNLAILGGGRTRFKGMVDCIVRTVREEGILSLWRGNGSSVLRYYPSVALNFSLKDLYRNVLRSGHSHDGHFLSGPSANFIAGAAAGCTTLIIIYPLDISHTRLAADIGRTEVRQFRGIYHFLSTIRQKDGIRGVYRGLPASLQGMVIHRGLYFGGFDTIKEILSEKSELELPLWKRWAVAQAVTTSAGLLSYPLDTVRRRMMMQSGLEQRMYNNTLDCWRNIYRTEGVTSFYRGAVSNMFRSTGAAAILVLYDEVRKFMNWGGL from the exons ATGAGCAAAGATGACGACGACCCAAAAAGCAGAGGGTCGATATCAAGGCCGCACGATTGGCTGAACAACTTCCAGCGCGATCTCATGGCCGGGGCGGTGATGGGCGGGGTTGTGCACACGATCGTGGCCCCAATCGAGAGAGCCAAGCTCTTGTTGCAGACCCAAGAGAGCAACTTGGCCATTCTTGGGGGTGGACGTACGAGATTCAAGGGCATGGTCGATTGTATCGTCCGTACGGTTCGAGAAGAAggcattctctctctttggaGAGGCAATGGCAGCAGTGTTCTTCGCTACTACCCTTCCGTCGCTCTCAATTTTTCCCTCAAG GATCTTTATAGAAATGTGTTGAGAAGTGGACACTCTCACGATGGTCATTTTTTGTCTGGTCCATCTGCTAACTTCATTGCTGGAGCTGCTGCTGGCTGTACAACATTGATTATAATATACCCACTTGATATTTCACATACCCGCCTGGCTGCTGACATCGGAAGAACTGAAGTCCGACAATTTCGAGGCATCTACCATTTCTTGTCTACCATTCGCCAAAAGGATGGGATTCGGGGGGTATACAGAGGGCTTCCAGCCTCTTTACAGGGGATGGTCATCCACCGTGGCCTTTACTTTGGAGGCTTTGATACAATAAAAGAGATTTTGTCAGAAAAGTCTGAACTTGAATTGCCATTGTGGAAGCGTTGGGCGGTGGCTCAGGCAGTCACAACCTCTGCTGGGTTGTTGTCATATCCACTGGATACAGTTCGGAGGCGGATGATGATGCAGTCTGGCTTGGAACAGAGGATGTACAATAACACATTGGACTGCTGGAGGAACATATATAGAACAGAAGGGGTGACTTCATTTTATCGCGGGGCAGTTTCAAACATGTTTCGGAGTACGGGTGCTGCTGCCATCTTGGTTTTGTACGACGAGGTCAGGAAGTTCATGAATTGGGGGGGATTATAG
- the LOC117613888 gene encoding protein indeterminate-domain 7-like gives MMKGLMGDENMSNLTCASGDLSASNSSIRNESSSAGTLYPQQQSSSANDIQQPQQPPPPKKKRNLPGNPDPDAEVIALSPKSLMATNRFLCEICNKGFQREQNLQLHRRGHNLPWKLKQRTNKEVRKKVYLCPEPTCVHHDPSRALGDLTGIKKHFCRKHGEKKWKCEKCSKRYAVQSDWKAHSKICGTREYRCDCGTLFSRRDSFITHRAFCDALAQENSTSTAARSAMPASINPLLSSLPQLHTHGLQGLSVKREQDQQQQLLPPWLSCLPEGEATAPSGLPSMNMSSPLFSTSSFQQYYSFDHQNPNPSSSSTTTLPDFQQPHTASPHMSATALLQKASEMGATISKPSHSPMFLKPPSHQAHVSNEAFDDGFGSNDNKSSLLHDMMMMTNSFGDQQVSSAFGDHRQAFNGIMVDGNNNFVEINNNNNNINPSKNYKSMELAQLGRSGTDNNNNDEGLTRDFLGLRAPFSSSSAAAAAAAAASHGHGDFFNINMAGLDHHVNSSSSSAYTGQQSDHKNQTSWQG, from the exons ATGATGAAAGGTTTGATGGGGGATGAGAATATGTCCAATTTGACCTGTGCATCTGGTGATTTAAGTGCTTCCAATTCAAGTATCAGAAATGAGTCATCATCAGCTGGCACACTGTACCCTCAGCAGCAATCCTCATCAGCAAATGATATTCAGCAGCCGCAGCAGCCACCACCgccaaagaagaagagaaatctTCCAGGCAACCCAG ACCCAGATGCTGAAGTGATAGCCTTGTCTCCCAAATCACTCATGGCAACAAATAGATTCCTATGTGAGATCTGCAACAAAGGGTTTCAGAGAGAACAGAACCTTCAGCTTCATAGAAGAGGGCACAATTTGCCATGGAAGCTAAAACAAAGGACAAACAAGGAGGTGAGGAAGAAGGTGTATCTGTGCCCAGAACCAACATGTGTCCACCATGACCCATCAAGGGCACTTGGGGACCTCACCGGGATCAAGAAGCACTTCTGTAGAAAGCATGGTGAGAAGAAGTGGAAGTGTGAGAAATGCTCAAAGCGCTATGCGGTTCAGTCAGATTGGAAAGCTCACTCCAAGATCTGTGGCACAAGGGAGTATAGATGTGACTGTGGAACCCTTTTCTCTAG GAGGGACAGTTTCATCACCCACAGAGCCTTCTGTGATGCTTTAGCACAAGAGAACAGTACAAGTACTGCAGCTAGATCAGCAATGCCAGCTTCAATAAAccctcttctctcctctctcccccAACTCCATACCCATGGCCTCCAAGGTCTCTCAGTGAAGAGAGAGCAGgaccagcagcagcagctacTTCCGCCATGGCTCTCTTGCTTGCCCGAAGGCGAAGCCACCGCTCCATCCGGCCTTCCTTCCATGAACATGTCCTCACCATTATTCTCCACTTCCTCATTCCAGCAATATTATTCTTTTGATcatcaaaaccctaaccctagcagCAGCTCCACCACCACACTCCCTGATTTCCAGCAACCCCATACAGCTTCTCCTCACATGTCTGCAACTGCTTTGCTTCAAAAGGCTTCAGAGATGGGTGCCACAATCAGCAAGCCTTCCCATTCCCCAATGTTTCTCAAGCCACCCAGCCACCAAGCTCACGTGTCCAATGAAGCATTCGATGATGGGTTTGGGAGCAATGATAATAAATCTTCTCTTTTGCAtgatatgatgatgatgactaATAGCTTTGGAGATCAACAAGTTTCATCAGCGTTTGGAGATCATCGCCAGGCTTTCAATGGGATTATGGTGGACggtaataataattttgttgagattaacaataataataataatattaatccTTCGAAGAATTACAAAAGCATGGAATTAGCGCAACTTGGGAGGAGCGGTACTGATAACAACAATAACGATGAGGGCTTGACAAGAGATTTCTTGGGTCTTCGAGCACCATTTTCTTCATCGtcggcggcggcggcggcggcggcggcagCATCCCATGGCCATGGGgattttttcaatattaataTGGCCGGGCTTGATCACCATgtcaattcttcttcttcttcagcttaCACTGGACAGCAGAGTGATCACAAGAACCAAACATCATGGCAAGGTTAG